In the Equus caballus isolate H_3958 breed thoroughbred chromosome 14, TB-T2T, whole genome shotgun sequence genome, ccacagggcctttgcatatgcccTTCCCAccacctggaatgctcttccctctttccttcagcTGGTTAATTCATATTCATCTTTCAGATCTCAGCATAACTCATTTCCTCCTGGATGTCCTCCTGCTCCCTGACCAGGTCAAATCCCTACTTTACGCTCTCACCTCCAGGCACTGCTCTTCATAGCACTTATGATACCTGCCACCTTACATCTATcttttgtgattatttgattaatatttgtTTCCCTCAACACACTGTAAACTTCTCGAGGGCAGGAACTATGTCTCTTTTACATCTCCTACACCTAGAGTACTACCTGGCCTACAGTAGAGGCTTACTaactgtttattgaatgaatgaaggaggggGGGTGCCAGTGGCTGGACTGGGCCCTGAATACTTATTTCATCTGGGCCTTTGGAGCTAAATCAGAAATGTTTGTCTCACACCCCTCAAGTTAACTAAGGAAGGGAGTGTTCCTGAGCCTTCTCCAGCTGCCAAGAGCTCCTGCGTGCATTTCAGGCCACCAGGTCTCTCACATGATGAGGGGGGACTTGAGGCAGAAGTAAGGTCCTCAACCCAGAGGACACCTCAGAGGAACTGGAGGGGCTTCCAGCTTCAGTGGTGGATTCTGTTTCAGGGCCAGTATCtggcctggggtgggagtgggtaaAGGGAACAAAACCTGCCCAGTACTTCTCATCGCCTCAgctcaatgtcacctcctcctggaggcctCCTCTATCCCCCTCCCCCATTACACTCACATTATCTTCTTCTTCTCAGAACTTGTGATTTGTAACCAGATTTGTTGTCAATTTTCTGTTTCACTTGCTAGCCTGGAAATCTGTGAGTTCAAGGATCATGTCTGCTTATTTACTCTTATAGGCCAGTGGTTAGCACAGGACCTGgctcatagtagatgctcaataaatatttgctgaatgaatgactacTTGAATGAATACCTGAATACATGAATGACCTAATGGATAACCTATGGGAAGGCTGGGAAGGCTAGTAGGGAGAAACGAGACAGCTGGGGTCAAGGGAGGAGCAAGGGCAGTCCAAGCCATCTGGTTTGCTGCCTTCTAAGGGCCTTCCAGGAAGTGTCTTGATATCCTAATACCAGTGGCAGAACTGCACATGCCCAGGAGCTGGAGTCTCCACCATACACCAAGGTCTCCTGGGTTCTTGTGACAGCACGGTAGCATCCTGGGAAGTGTGGGCAGCAAGTGCCCAACAAGTGAGGAGttactctctccttctctctcctgagctccttGGACTCCTCCAGGCTCCTGACTTCTACCAGGGAGGCCTGGCCCAGCACCCACCCCACACCCCTCAGACCAAGTGAAGGTCTTTCCACTGAagtttcccttcccctcctcacaGGGGGTTCCTAGCTCAGCAGGGATTCAAACCCGCATGAAATGAGCAGCTGGGCCAGCCTGGAGGGGAGGGCGTGTGGTGTAGAGTGGTGATCAAAGGCTCTGTGTGTGAGGGGCAGGGGGGGTCGAGTGCGTGTAGGGGGGCATGCATGTGCTGGCTTGCCCATAAGTacagagaaatgagagagagagagacagggataCAAAGTAAAAGATAGgataaaagagaaacagagataaagaaagagTAACGTAGAAAGAGACTCAGCGAGGCACAAAGAGACAAGCTAAAGACTTAGAAAGATatacaaagagagacagagacaaggaaagagacacagagaggctgagaacagagaggagagcagaagcAGTGAGGGACTGAGAAGCAAGTCTGGAGATAGAGGAACACAAGGACACCAGgaaatgatgaaggaaggagagacagaatAGAGGTCAAGGTCAGAGACAGGAaggcagacacagagagaaaaggagaaacagagactGAGACTAAGGAAGAGtcacatttattcattgattccACAGCTATCGAGCACCTAGCCGTGGCAGGCGCAGTGTAAGGCACAGATCAATGCAAGTAGACACAAATGGTAGGGACTGAGATGCAGTAATAAAGACAGAAACTGAGATAGAGAcctggaaagagagggagagattgcAAACTGAGATAGAGACTGAGGTAAGGATGCAGAGATAAGAGAGAGTGGCAGAGACAAAAAGCCTGCAGACAGAGAGGGCAGGGACCAGAGGGCAGCCTGGAAGAGGGAGACCTGCCCCCAGAGCTCCCAGCCTGGGCTCTCCTCCTCAGCCCCACCTCCAGCTGTGCTGTCTCTGCTCTCCCCACAGCTGCCtgacctccttcccctctgcctctgctctctcctgcGGGCTCTCGAGGAGGCTCTGACTTAAGACAGCTTCTCCACTCCTCCTCCTGTCCCAGAATTTTTCTACCTGAACCCCCAGGTCAGGATGGAGCCCAGCCCAACTTTTGGCAGAAGGATGAAAGCAGTAGATGGGTATAAAAAGCTTCCTCTCCACCCAGAGACCACCTTAAGACTATCCTTTGGTCCCACAGAGCCCCAAGAAGATAGGAAAAGTTTCATatggtggggagaagggagaggatgaGTGTGTGAATTGAGCTTCCAAAATAGCCAGAGTAGGCGCCTCTTCCTTCTGGTTcccaatatacaaaaatctccCTGAAATCTGGAACAGAGGGGAGAAGCCATTTGTAGCAAATGCTgagccctccccccacctcctcccacgtCATCGCTGAGAAAATGCCGCAGAGAAGAGGGTGGGCTGGAGAGGCAGTCACCTACCTGCTGGTGCCAGGTCTCTGGGCCTGAGAGAAACGCCAGTCCGTGTTGGGCGGGGCTTGCTGtagagaaaacagagggaaagggACTGAGTACCCAGAGAAGTCAGAACATCACCCGAGCCCCTGGGGATGGACTGGGGGGAAAGAGGGGAGTGGACACAGAGATGAAAATGGGGTGAGATCAGCAAGGGGTAGACATCTTCAAAGACAAAATACAACTCAGGTCTCACAGGTCTGAGGTACCAGcgacaaagagagaaaataacatttatcTGACCACAGAGAGCAAACCCAGATTCCTTTGCTAAAGAAAtggcccctcctccctgcccccagactCAAAGCTTCTGAGCTGAGATTCAAGGGCTGAACGTGTCTTCTGCGGAACCAGGAGGGAGGGGTGCAGAGAAGGCCCCCAAAAGCGCCAGAGGAGGCTTTTAGATGAGAATTCTGTCAGCCCTAGAAAGAATTTATTCAGCTCCTCAGCTGGGGACAAAGCATCCTCTGCAGCAAGATGGCTGCTGCTCCGGGTAACCCTTTTTGTGCCAGGTTATGCTCTAACACATTCAGAGGGACACCTCCTCTAGGCCCTTGGCTCTCAAGGATCCCTTCCCACAGCTAAATACATTATTAATTTAGGAGTCATGCCAGACTGGGCCTTTGCAGGGCATCCAAGCCCCAGGACACCTCTCACCCCAGAGCTCATGCCAGACAATGGCTGTGACTAAGAAGGAGAGAACAAGGCCACTCTGTCTGGGATACAGAAAACGGTTGGGATGGAGCCCAGCAGAGATCAAGCTCCCACAGCCTCCAAGCAAAGCCAGCTAAGACTCCAGGGTTCCCAAGGGGCTCATTTGTAGCCATCTCCCACCTGAATGAAGGTGTGGGACTCTGGCCAGCAATTCACTCCTGATTCCCTCCCAGCCTCTCCAGAGGGTGTGTATCCCATTGCACCCTCACATGGAGCACTCCTAGAGCCATTTCCTCCCCGTTTCTGGGGTGTGCTGGTAATTAATTCTCACACTCACTCCCAGGAGCAGAGAAGGTGTGAGCATCTCCGATTAcactggggagaaggaagaccCAGGGCAGCCAAGTGACATACTCTGAGGCTCACAAGTGGCAGTGCTGTGAGCAGAACCCAGAAAATTGGCATTCAAGGTGCAACAGGAGTCACCACACCATTCCAGGACTGCTGTGGGGAAGGGCACAGGGATGTCCAGCCCTCAGCCACTGTATTCTTAGGCACGGCAGAATCTACACAGACATGCAGGAACTCTGACAGATTGGCGGAGTGGTGCTGGGCAAAACTCACAACCTACATGAGGACGGCGGGTCCAAGTTCAGTTAGTGCTGCTCAAGGATAAGGAGCCTCAGAAGCCTTCTCCACACGGAAGGCCCTAAGCGGGAAAGATCCCCACTTCTGCCCCATTCCGGCAGATGCATACCGTCCCTCCTGTCCTCCAGCTTTATAGGCACCCAGTGATTGAAAGCACAAATTCTGGAGTTAGACAGGCCTAGATCTTTATCACTTACCCTAtgaacttgagcaagtcacttgacctGTGTGAAACTCAGTTACAAAGTGGGGATGCCAGTACCTATCCAACAAAAGTGTTGGGAAGAGCAACTGAAATGCTGTGGTTCTCAGAGGAGGTGTGTAGTAAGGCTCTCTCAGTCGGCTGTCAAAATCACTTAGGGGTGTTGTTTCAAAATacaattctgattcagtaggggCACAGTGGGGCATAGATATATTTTGAATCAAAGCTCCCAGGGTCCTGGAAACCTGTGCTTTTCACTATTATAGTTGCCCCATATATGAGGGCACCCTGGCATCTGGCAGAGGCTGTGGCTTTCCATCCACCAGGGAAGGAAGGACTTGCCAGAGTCTCAGATACTTTGGTCACCCCCAAAGCCCTGATCCTAGATCGCTGGGCACACTGTGGTCACGACAGAGCTAAAAGCCtgtctctgagctccagagccgGGGTGCACCAGGCTCCCACTTCCTGCGAGAGGACGTGGCCTCCGGTGCCACTGAGGTCCCAGGCTGCCTGTCCTGTAGGCCTGCTTATTCGCCTAAGGCCGGGCCCTGCCGCCCCTAGGGCCACAAGCAGCTTGGCCCTCCTGCCCACCCGCGGGTTCTGGGCtggaggcgccgccgccctccgcCGGGAGCCCCAGGCCCAGCGGGACTGGCCGGCCCGCGGGTCATAGAGTCCTGCCCGCCCCGCGTCTAGAGCGCCCAGAGTGGCTCCCGCGCTCCAGGCGCCGCCACCTGGCCCAGGCCAGCCCGGAGGCGACCCGGCCCAGCCCGGGCGGAGCGGAGAGGAGGCCACGACCCGGGATCCTCGCCAGCGCGCTCGGTCAGCGGTGAGTACTGAGCACCTCTGAAGCCGGCAGCGGGGGAGGGAGGCCGGGTGGGCCGGGGACAGCCCGAGCGTGTGAACCTGGCAACCAGCGGCTGGCCGTGAAAGGCGGCGTGCGTGTAAAGCCAAGCGCGAGAGGCGCGCGTGTGTGCAGGTGAGGCGCGGCGAGCCCGGGCGCTGGGTGTGGCCCGTGGGTGTGTTCCGCAGGGAGGACACGCGTGAGCCCTGCGTGTGCACCTGTGTCCTGTCCACAGATGCGTTTGTTTGATGTGGGAATAAGGAGGGTGAGAAGAACAGCGAAGTCACAGATCGAGGGACAGGAGATAAACGTAGGAAGAAACCTAGAGACCGGGGGAGCAGGCCGGCGCCCAGCCTAGGAGGCTGCTGCGGGCGTGATCTGCCTCCACCCGGGACCCCCGACCCAGGCGGAAATCGCCAGAAACATCGCCAGGCCCCAGCCGTTTCTGAGTGTGGGGGCGGGGATCGGTCCTACCCCCCTCGCCCACAATCACCACCATCTCCCAGGGCTCAGAGCCCCATGCCTGCCTCGGCTACATCTCTGGTTCCACGCAATCAGTCCAAAGGGTCCCGACAATCGGGTGGAGCGCAGCTAGCGGACGAGCCCGCCCGCCGGAGAGTTGTGGATGCAAGTTCAAGGTCCCTTATGAGGCGGCTTCTCCATTGCCGCCCTCAGGGGTCGCGCCCAGCCCCTCACCTGGCTCCGCTCCCGCAGCGTGTTAGAGCGGGACCGGAAGGTGTCAGGCTCCAGCGCCAGGGCTGAAGGCTGCTGGACGCTGAGAGGCCTTAGAAAAGTGAAGTCACTGCCGTCCGAGGCTGGTGAAAAGCACGTCCTGTAGCAATGGCTCTGCGAGTCTGTGGGCCGCAGCGTCACCTCCATGTACTTGAGCGTGCCATCTGAGCTCACGTGTAGGCTGGGGCTGGACTGTTTATAGAAGTCCCGGGAGGGTGAGTCCTGGTGCCTGCAgcaccagcccccacccccatcctcgtCTGCATGCCCCCGAAGGCACTTAGCCGACAGAAAGGTGAAGGTGACTAAGGATAAGAGACTGATGGCTGCAAGAGCCACAATGAGGTAAAGGGTAAGGTCTGAACGCTCAGGAGGGTGTGTGAGGAAGTCGCTGGATTTGGGCATTTCTTCAGGGTCCTTGTCCTCCAGAACCAGCAGCACTGTGGCTGTAGAGGAAAGTGAAGGGTCACCATTGTCCCTCACCAGGACCACCACCTGCTGGGTGTCAGAGTCATCCTCCAGTAAGGCCCGGGCTGTGCGCACCTCACCAGTATGTGCAGACACCAGGAACAGTCCTGGGGCTGTGGACTGTGGCAACAGTGAATAGGAGAGCCATGCATTGTGGCCTGCATCAGCATCCACTGCTGTCACCTTGGTGACCAAGGAGCCAGGAGGAGCAGAGCGAGGGAGACGCTGGGGGACTGAGAGTTCCTGGCCTGGTCTTGGGTGCAGCACAGCTGGGGCATTATCATTCTGGTCTAGGACAAACAGATGCAGAGATGTGTTGGCATGCAATGGAGGAGAGCCAGAGTCTTGAACCCCTACCACGATCTGCAGCATCTGCAGCAATTCATAGTCAAAGGTACGCTGGGCAAAGACCCGCCCATCTTCAGGGTTGACATACAcaaaggaggaggctggggctccctGAATCTGATTCCCAACAATGGAGTAGGTGAGGCGGGCATTATCCCCAGTGTCTGGATCAGAGGCAGCCACAGTGCAGAGAAGGGAGCCTGGAGGCTGGTTTTCTGGGATGTAAGCAGTGTAGAGCTGCTGGGTGAAGAAGGGTGCATTGTCATTAACATCTGAAATGTTGAGCCTGATGGTGAGATGTGCATGCAGGGGAGGTGAGCCTGCATCACTGGCCAGCAGCTCAATGATATAGTGGGATGTGGCCTCACGGTCCAAGGGCTGGCTGGTTAGCAGTGAGTAGTGGTTCCCAGAAGGCTTAATCTGAAATGGCAGGTCTGGAGAGATATCAAGGCTCACTTCActatttttccctgagtctcGGTCCCGCACGTTAAACAATCCCACTACTGTGCCCACTGGTGTGTTCTCCAGGACAGGGTTGACTAAAGAGGCCAGTAGTACCTCTGGGGCATTGTCATTGTCATCTCCCACATCCACTTGAATCACACAGTGGCCTTCCATGGCTGGCTGTCCCTGGTCACGGGCTCTTGCATGAATTTCATAGAAACTTGACTCCTCAAAGTCTATGGGACCCAATACATGGATTGCTCCACTGCTAGGGTCTAGGTCAAAGAGATTCCGCACTGCTTCAGATGTATGATCTCCAAAAGAATAGTCTAGTTGGCCATTGGTGCCCTCATCTGGATCAGTGGCATTAAGGCGGAGCAGCAGTGTACCCATGGGTGCATTCTCAGGGAGTCCCACACGTAGAACTGAGGACTGGAAGGTTGGAGCATTATCATTGATGTCCAGCACAGTGACAGAGATGAGGGTGGTCCCTGAGTGGGCTGGGATACCCCCATCCACAGCAGTGAGTACCAGCTGATGTCTTGCCTGGGCTTCACGGTCGAGTTGCTGCTCTAGCACCAGCTCTGGGAACAGCTTCCCATCTTTTAGGGTCTTCACATTCAGAGAGAAGTGGATGCTGGGGCTTAGAGTGTAGAAGCTCACAGTATTGGTCCCCACATCTGGATCCTGGGCACTATCCAGTGGAAATCGTGCCCCAAGGGCAGCTGATTCCGAGATGCGTATCTCTCGCTCAGGGGTGGCAAACCTAGGAGAGTTGTCATTGAGATCCAGGATCTCTACCTCTACACGGATTAGTTCCAGGGGGTGTTCAGTCACCACCTGCACTGGCAGCAGACAGCTGGTGCTGGCTCCACACAGGCTTTCTCGGTCAATCTTTTGATTCACTGCCagagcaccactcatcaagctcaGGGAAAAATAGTGTCCATTCTCCTCAGAGCCCAACCGCAGTCGGCGGCTCAACAGATCTGTCACCTTTAAGCCTAGATCCTGGGCAACATTCCCCACCAGCGTCCCCGGCTCAGACTCCTCCACCACTGAGTAACGAAGCTGCCCAGACACCCAGCCCCAGCAGCACAAGGACAACATGCACAGCACTTGCCATTTCCCAGCGAGCTGTGGGGGTGTCTTGGGCCCCATGACCCAGAAGTCCCTTCCTGGACACTGACTCTGTGCTGTCCTGTCTCCAAGGTAGACCCAGAGCTTGGAATGTAGCAGCTGAAATCTCCTATGTCTCCTTCCAGCCTCTTAAAAACTGCTCCGAGGTCTGTCTGCCTGCAGCAGTTCTTCTTAGTCACCAaatggcgggggtggggggggaggggaattAATCTGAGtggagctggggagctgggggaggagaggtgggcaggaAGAGCAGATCTCCCACCTCAGCTCTGAGTCTGATTGGCTAAAAAGTCTGTCTGCTCTCAACCAATTATAAAGTCTCCTCAGTCCTGGAAACCTTAGGAACAGGCGCTGCAAATCTGTGTCACAGAAGCCTTCTACCTCCCCACTCATTTCGTGCTGCAGGTTGATTCAGCCCCCTTGGCAGCAAAGTTTGACAGCTCAGATGGCACTCAACAGGAAGACAAAGTGGTACAGAACTTCTCAGTGTCCTGTCCCAGCAACTTCCTGCATGACTTCGGAAGCTTCCACTACTTTGCTTGAACCACCAAAACTTTGTCCTTctgggagagagaagcaaaacCCACGCTTCCCCCCACCCTCCGTCATCCTACTAAATGCTGCTAAGGTGAGAGAAAAATTTCGTTAGGACCCTGCAGAGTCTTGCTCTGACTCTCCAGCAGTgctttgaggaacctccatgtcAGCTGATGGCTATAGGACTCAGCTCTCCTGAGATCCCAGACTTCAGCTATGGAATGACCATCACAGTTTGTGGTAGGGGGAACATTTATGGGACTGATTCAGGTCACCAGGAGAGTGACTAGAGTCTAGGCATGGCCTCTAGGATTTATGGTTTCACCAATTCAGAAGAACTCTACTTAAAGACTCCGAGAGTGGCTGTCTCTATGAAT is a window encoding:
- the LOC100072198 gene encoding protocadherin gamma-C5 isoform X3; the protein is MGPKTPPQLAGKWQVLCMLSLCCWGWVSGQLRYSVVEESEPGTLVGNVAQDLGLKVTDLLSRRLRLGSEENGHYFSLSLMSGALAVNQKIDRESLCGASTSCLLPVQVVTEHPLELIRVEVEILDLNDNSPRFATPEREIRISESAALGARFPLDSAQDPDVGTNTVSFYTLSPSIHFSLNVKTLKDGKLFPELVLEQQLDREAQARHQLVLTAVDGGIPAHSGTTLISVTVLDINDNAPTFQSSVLRVGLPENAPMGTLLLRLNATDPDEGTNGQLDYSFGDHTSEAVRNLFDLDPSSGAIHVLGPIDFEESSFYEIHARARDQGQPAMEGHCVIQVDVGDDNDNAPEVLLASLVNPVLENTPVGTVVGLFNVRDRDSGKNSEVSLDISPDLPFQIKPSGNHYSLLTSQPLDREATSHYIIELLASDAGSPPLHAHLTIRLNISDVNDNAPFFTQQLYTAYIPENQPPGSLLCTVAASDPDTGDNARLTYSIVGNQIQGAPASSFVYVNPEDGRVFAQRTFDYELLQMLQIVVGVQDSGSPPLHANTSLHLFVLDQNDNAPAVLHPRPGQELSVPQRLPRSAPPGSLVTKVTAVDADAGHNAWLSYSLLPQSTAPGLFLVSAHTGEVRTARALLEDDSDTQQVVVLVRDNGDPSLSSTATVLLVLEDKDPEEMPKSSDFLTHPPERSDLTLYLIVALAAISLLSLVTFTFLSAKCLRGHADEDGGGGWCCRHQDSPSRDFYKQSSPSLHVSSDGTLKYMEVTLRPTDSQSHCYRTCFSPASDGSDFTFLRPLSVQQPSALALEPDTFRSRSNTLRERSQQAPPNTDWRFSQAQRPGTSSSQNGDETGTWPNNQFDTEMLQAMILASASEAADGSSTLGGGAGTMGLSARYGPQFTLQHVPDYRQNVYIPGSNATLTNAAGKRDGKAPAGGNGNKKKSGKKEKK